DNA from Triticum aestivum cultivar Chinese Spring chromosome 7D, IWGSC CS RefSeq v2.1, whole genome shotgun sequence:
GCCCAAATCATGCGCGGAGGAGGCCTTTGCTGAGTATCCAGTGCACAGCTCGCGAATCTTGCACCCGTGGATAATAGGGGGGCTCACGGGTGCTCTCACCTTCTAGTCGGGAGCGTCTTGTAGGTCATACGGCAAATTGTGGGCGAAGGCACCGTATAGGAGGTCCCCGAAACGCAGTAAATGAGCCGGTCCTTTTGTAGTTAGGACAGGTGACTACAATACCTATTTTTTTAGAGAGAATATCACACTTTATTCATCAAGGATAATTACAAGAGACTCCTCACGGATACAACCGGGGTTACATAAAATATAGAGTAACTAGAGGGTTCCTGGCCAAATTTGGGAACCCTCTAGAAGTTTCCTAACCCGGTTTTTCTCTTTATGTTATTTTCTTtactttttttctttctattttttcttttcaaaaactaaaaaaattcaaaagatGTTTATAAAATGTTCACATTTGAAAAAAGGACTTAAGAAATATTTTTGTTTTAAAAATTTTCTCACAAATTCAATAAATATACTTGTTTTaaaaaatatttgggaattttaaaCATTGTTCTGAATTTAAAAAAGAACCCGTGTtcaaaattatgttgaaaaattcaaaaaatgtttgcattttcagaaaatattcataattttCAAAAGTTATCCttgtttgaaaaatgttcataattgCATGACGAACGATCATGCGATTAACTAAGGATTAGTCAGCTGAGTCCAATGCGTTTCTATCTTATATCTGATATTACCAAGGAAAATCATAGACAACACAGAGGAAGGAGGACTttgatactccctctgtctcaaattacttgtcgcagaaatgaatatatctagacttatttttgttctagatacatccatttgtatcTATTTTTTGGACAAGTAATTCCAGACGAAGGGAGTACAAAACAATATGTAAAAAGTTACATTGAAAATCATATCGATCGTCTTCTTCCTTCGATAGTTCGCCGTCCACTCGAGCATGAACTTGTGAAGTTTGGATTTTTAATCGCCTCTCTATCAAAGACAATAGCACCAGCAACAACATCCAGTGTGTCGAGAAGCACCTCCGAAAATAAACATGCATGGAAAGTCATTGATACTCGCATACTGCGATGCATGACAACTCACACGGAGTACAATACAACCTCTGCTGCTTCAGAAAACACATTGCAACGGGTACGGATCAAACAAGTAAATGCAACAAAGTGAACTACACTACAATGGACTGAAAAATAAATGGAGGAGGGCATTTATTTCTCCTCCGGATCTCATGCAGCTAGAGTGCGAGACCATCCATTTTGCCTGCTCCCACGGCGTCTACACAAGCGTCCTGCACTGCGACGTTGTCGGGTCCCACAGCGCCGGGAGCAGGTACTTCCTCCCGCTCAGCCCGACGGCGTTGTAGCTCGCGCCGGTGGCCCGGTCCACGAGCAGCCTCCCCGGGTAGCCGGGGTAGGCGCCGCTGCCGAAGATGCCGGCGCACGCCGTGGCGGCCTCCGGCCCGGCGCCGTCGGCATCATTGCCCTGGTAGTACCCGTCACCGTAGGGGTTGGTCACCGTGCCGGCGAGGAGCGCGGCGAGGCTGATCACCATGCCGTCCGTTCCCACGTCGCCGCTGGGCGGCACGAGCGGCGGGGCCTGGGGCCCGTACGACGGCCGGTGGAACGGCCACGCGCACTGGCCGGGGCACTGCTGGGCCGGGTTGCCCACCCACAGGTAGGCGTACCTCGCCCTGCCGTGCGCGCCGGCGGTGGCGTGGTCGTGGACGCCGCACCGGGACATGCAGAAGGGCGCCACCAGGACGTCGGGCGCCGTGAGCACGGCGGTGATGGCGCCGCGGTGGTGCCCCGCGCCCCTCGCCAGCGCCGTGACGTTCTCCAGCGAGAGGGACCGGCCCAGCGACATGCGCTCGTCGAGGAGCTCCCGGCCGAGCCTCAGCCGCGCGCCCCCGCCGCGGTACAGCGAGACGGTGCGCCACCAGGACGCCACGGACGGCTCGGCGCCGCCGCCCGGGGCCGGCGCCGAGACCGACCGCACGAAGTCGGCGACGACGGCGCGCTGCGCGGGGGCGAAGCGGCCGTAGTAGAGGACGTTGACCTTGACCGTGAGGTTCCCCGTGAGCAGCGCGCCGCCGTGGTCCCGGAGCACGATCGGGTCGG
Protein-coding regions in this window:
- the LOC123165597 gene encoding protein EXORDIUM-like 2 → MGDRKMASLLLLLCLFSLLFAAAPRCAAYSPRTLFLVKPDPIVLRDHGGALLTGNLTVKVNVLYYGRFAPAQRAVVADFVRSVSAPAPGGGAEPSVASWWRTVSLYRGGGARLRLGRELLDERMSLGRSLSLENVTALARGAGHHRGAITAVLTAPDVLVAPFCMSRCGVHDHATAGAHGRARYAYLWVGNPAQQCPGQCAWPFHRPSYGPQAPPLVPPSGDVGTDGMVISLAALLAGTVTNPYGDGYYQGNDADGAGPEAATACAGIFGSGAYPGYPGRLLVDRATGASYNAVGLSGRKYLLPALWDPTTSQCRTLV